A window of Deltaproteobacteria bacterium contains these coding sequences:
- a CDS encoding PAS domain-containing protein, which yields MSDNAVIGQERRISERLLSLWNELRGDAEFPQESALDIQRLNDYWESCFIVEITERDKERDYKYSYLGTSIIDAYGDDLTGKEVYNHLIAPYSEMLVLKFETVVGDLATVTDEAEFTNLKGAQIRYRQCLVPLGGTHGRVGFILGTMTWSQYELERLT from the coding sequence ATGTCTGACAATGCAGTAATAGGCCAGGAACGGCGAATTTCAGAAAGACTACTGAGCTTGTGGAACGAGCTCCGTGGGGATGCGGAATTCCCTCAAGAAAGCGCTTTAGATATACAGCGGCTCAATGACTACTGGGAAAGTTGTTTTATCGTTGAGATCACTGAACGAGATAAAGAGCGTGACTACAAGTACAGTTACCTCGGTACCTCGATTATTGATGCGTACGGAGATGACCTTACGGGCAAGGAAGTCTACAACCACCTCATCGCGCCCTACAGTGAAATGCTTGTGCTTAAGTTCGAAACAGTCGTTGGTGATTTGGCAACTGTTACAGACGAGGCTGAGTTTACGAACTTGAAGGGTGCCCAAATACGGTACCGACAATGCCTTGTGCCTTTAGGGGGAACCCATGGGCGCGTAGGTTTTATTTTGGGAACCATGACTTGGTCTCAATATGAATTAGAAAGGCTTACCTAG
- a CDS encoding GNAT family N-acetyltransferase translates to MKPTFVVEHVQTQKHLEDALSVRRRVFIDEQSVPESIERDEFDQWRPDRDDVLHVVGYLGDRAVAAGRVVMRVASGGVPKIGRIAVLKELRGEGLGVEIMKHLHDLSESRGASSVKLSAQCQALSFYVSLGYEPVGDIYLEANIEHQMMEYRFGR, encoded by the coding sequence ATGAAACCAACTTTTGTCGTAGAGCATGTGCAAACTCAAAAGCACTTAGAAGATGCCCTGAGCGTACGCCGCCGGGTATTCATCGATGAGCAGTCTGTCCCCGAAAGTATCGAGAGAGACGAGTTTGACCAGTGGCGACCAGACCGCGACGATGTGTTGCATGTGGTGGGTTACCTCGGTGATAGAGCCGTCGCTGCGGGCCGGGTGGTGATGCGTGTGGCGAGCGGTGGAGTCCCAAAAATTGGGCGCATTGCTGTATTAAAAGAACTCCGCGGAGAAGGCCTAGGCGTTGAGATTATGAAGCATCTTCATGATTTAAGTGAATCTCGGGGCGCTTCAAGCGTGAAACTATCGGCGCAGTGCCAGGCATTGTCTTTTTACGTCTCGCTTGGTTACGAGCCTGTTGGCGACATTTATCTAGAAGCCAATATAGAACATCAAATGATGGAGTATCGTTTCGGGCGCTAG
- a CDS encoding CoA-binding protein yields MSEEQKSIEAFLAGSAFAVVGASANREKYGNKILRCYMQHDLQAIPVHPALNEVEGEPCFEQLSDLCTMVHGVSIITPPAVTNQIIEEIIELGIKHVWMQPGAESKEAIERAQEAGINCIAGGPCLLVVLGYRDKWTPARSS; encoded by the coding sequence GTGAGTGAAGAACAGAAGAGCATTGAAGCTTTCTTAGCTGGCTCGGCTTTCGCAGTAGTTGGGGCGTCGGCCAATCGCGAGAAATACGGCAATAAAATTTTACGTTGTTACATGCAGCATGATCTCCAGGCCATACCGGTTCATCCAGCACTTAACGAGGTGGAGGGCGAGCCTTGCTTTGAACAGCTCTCTGATTTGTGCACCATGGTCCATGGGGTTTCGATCATCACCCCACCGGCGGTAACCAACCAAATCATCGAAGAGATTATAGAGCTGGGCATTAAGCATGTTTGGATGCAGCCCGGCGCAGAATCCAAAGAGGCAATAGAGCGTGCACAAGAAGCGGGTATCAATTGTATCGCCGGCGGTCCCTGTCTTTTGGTTGTATTAGGTTATCGAGACAAGTGGACACCCGCCCGCTCAAGTTAA